In Arcobacter ellisii, a genomic segment contains:
- a CDS encoding molybdopterin oxidoreductase family protein — translation MHHSSDINSVCTYCGTGCDITAQVEDNKIIKIYAQNDGYVSQGKLCIKGAQGFGFVDSPQRIRNSRVKKAFIEKNMEELPRELKARAKTLKEFDEFYYEAPYEFATSLAAWKLMDIKEKYGRHAFCGMGGARTSCESSYMFQKFVREAMDSPHVDNCARVCHSPSLKGMRTTIGEGAATNPFDDIFQTENIIVMGSNTTEAHPIVANRIIKAVRDKTATLTVIDVRQIQLSKFGEQLIIPYEANLLVLNMMAYVILSENLYNKEFIDERSHGFEEYKNSILNDPFANPQYMKNIEGYESLAEQIPLVARAYATKKSMFFWGLGITEHLDGSYAVMAITHLAMLTGNIGKTGTGLMPLRGQNNVQGACDTGCLPYFGPDYTTPKEIGLMTPQLIEEMIVGNVKAMYVMGEDIAHIHPNQNKVHKGLENLELIISNELFMNEITKMADIIFGVKSAYEKTGVYVNAMRRLHLSQPLVDCDMPDDWEVLRDIENKINGEFNYKDSEDVWNETKEAVGSRFSGATYHKLSKNRNRGMLWPIKKEDTPILHVDGFRTNDGKGTFHYHQYQLREQIKKLVNKEEFASNEFYLTTGRTIVQYNNAAQTKRCEPLNSKYDKDVVLASIEDKDRIGSNEIIMRTQYGETAILPVKFVKTIKPGTLFTTFHHAASKVNYIFGDEADELIMTAKFKSIRVEIEPICNAS, via the coding sequence ATGCATCATAGCTCTGATATAAATTCTGTTTGTACTTATTGTGGTACTGGATGTGATATTACTGCTCAGGTTGAAGATAATAAAATCATAAAAATTTATGCTCAAAACGATGGTTATGTTTCTCAAGGTAAACTTTGTATAAAGGGTGCTCAAGGTTTTGGCTTTGTTGATTCACCCCAAAGAATACGAAATTCAAGGGTAAAAAAAGCTTTTATTGAAAAAAATATGGAAGAACTTCCACGGGAATTAAAAGCTAGAGCTAAAACTCTAAAAGAGTTTGATGAGTTTTATTATGAAGCTCCTTATGAGTTTGCTACTTCATTAGCAGCTTGGAAACTAATGGATATAAAAGAAAAATATGGAAGACACGCTTTTTGTGGAATGGGAGGAGCTAGAACTTCATGTGAAAGTTCTTATATGTTCCAAAAATTTGTAAGAGAGGCTATGGATTCTCCACATGTTGATAACTGCGCTAGGGTTTGCCATTCCCCATCGTTAAAAGGTATGAGAACAACTATTGGTGAGGGAGCTGCGACTAATCCTTTTGATGATATTTTTCAAACTGAAAATATTATAGTAATGGGTTCAAATACAACAGAAGCTCACCCAATAGTGGCAAATAGAATCATCAAAGCTGTTAGGGACAAAACAGCAACTTTAACAGTTATTGATGTAAGACAAATTCAACTTTCAAAATTTGGTGAACAACTAATCATCCCTTATGAAGCAAATCTTTTAGTTTTAAATATGATGGCTTATGTGATTTTGAGTGAAAATTTATATAACAAAGAGTTCATAGATGAAAGAAGTCATGGTTTTGAAGAGTACAAAAACTCAATTTTAAATGACCCTTTTGCAAATCCACAATATATGAAAAATATAGAAGGTTATGAGTCTTTAGCTGAACAAATTCCTCTTGTTGCAAGAGCTTATGCTACAAAAAAATCGATGTTTTTTTGGGGATTAGGAATTACTGAACATCTTGATGGAAGTTACGCTGTAATGGCAATAACTCATCTTGCGATGTTAACTGGAAATATAGGAAAAACAGGAACTGGACTTATGCCTTTAAGGGGTCAAAATAATGTTCAAGGAGCATGTGATACGGGCTGTTTACCATATTTTGGACCTGATTATACAACTCCAAAAGAGATAGGTTTGATGACTCCACAGTTAATTGAAGAGATGATAGTAGGAAATGTAAAAGCTATGTATGTAATGGGTGAAGATATTGCTCATATTCATCCAAATCAAAACAAAGTTCATAAAGGTTTAGAAAATTTAGAACTAATCATTTCAAATGAACTATTTATGAATGAAATCACAAAAATGGCAGATATTATTTTTGGAGTAAAATCAGCCTATGAAAAAACAGGTGTTTATGTAAATGCCATGAGAAGACTTCATCTTTCTCAACCTCTTGTAGATTGTGATATGCCTGATGATTGGGAAGTTTTAAGGGATATTGAAAATAAAATTAATGGTGAGTTTAACTATAAAGATAGTGAAGATGTTTGGAATGAAACAAAAGAAGCTGTTGGAAGTAGATTTTCAGGGGCAACTTATCATAAGTTATCAAAAAATAGAAATAGAGGAATGCTTTGGCCTATAAAAAAAGAGGATACTCCAATTTTACATGTTGATGGATTTAGAACAAATGATGGAAAAGGAACTTTCCATTATCATCAATATCAATTAAGAGAGCAAATCAAAAAGTTAGTAAACAAAGAAGAGTTCGCTTCAAATGAGTTCTATTTAACAACTGGAAGAACTATTGTTCAATACAACAACGCAGCCCAAACAAAAAGATGTGAACCGTTAAATTCAAAATATGATAAAGATGTGGTTTTAGCTTCAATTGAAGATAAAGATAGAATTGGAAGTAATGAAATCATAATGAGAACACAATATGGTGAAACAGCAATTTTACCTGTAAAATTTGTGAAAACTATAAAACCTGGAACTTTGTTTACAACATTCCACCACGCTGCATCAAAAGTAAATTATATTTTTGGTGATGAAGCTGATGAATTGATTATGACTGCTAAGTTTAAATCAATTAGAGTTGAAATAGAACCAATTTGTAATGCATCATAA
- a CDS encoding P-II family nitrogen regulator gives MKFVTLIVITSAQYEDTLKEVAKEAGADGATIIQARGSSSGVKSFFSLTFEGNQTVIIYALEEKLSKKVLKALNKEILNNKTDCLAFTIPIAHIVGLDREVLKKFEDTIKKEDDL, from the coding sequence ATGAAATTTGTTACTTTAATAGTAATAACATCTGCACAATATGAAGATACTTTAAAAGAAGTAGCAAAAGAAGCAGGTGCAGATGGTGCAACTATAATACAAGCAAGGGGAAGTAGCTCTGGTGTAAAAAGCTTTTTTTCCCTTACTTTTGAGGGAAATCAAACTGTTATTATTTATGCTTTGGAAGAGAAGCTATCAAAAAAAGTTTTAAAAGCTTTAAATAAAGAGATTTTAAATAATAAAACGGATTGTTTGGCTTTTACAATTCCAATTGCTCATATTGTTGGACTTGATAGAGAAGTGTTAAAAAAGTTTGAAGATACAATAAAAAAAGAAGATGATTTATAA
- the hypF gene encoding carbamoyltransferase HypF: MINLKIEVTGIVQGVGFRPFIYNLAIKHNIKGWVNNDEKGVNIFLYAKEEDIENFINELKLNPPVLAKIDSIKIEKIIKKEEYKNFEIIESSSSNNKTTIISPDMSICEDCINEINDMSNYRYNYCLTNCTNCGPRYSIIKTVPYDRENTSMREFKLCKKCQEEYENPTNRRYHAQPVSCEVCGPNATLYNKKNMEISNNIEAIEKTASLINEGYIIAVKGMGGFHLICDATNDNIVNKLRTIKSRPKKPYALLFNNINSIKEYTNINISEEKILNSKEKPIVLVNKKENSSLSKYIAPNVNKLGCFIAYTPLHHLLFRYINKPLVATSANLKDEPIIRSKEEIFEKLIDVVDFILDFNREIINACDDSIIQVVKKYNIKLRNARGYAPTAIKLDKNVDKKILSLGANQKSTISLAFENNLILSPHIGDLNSIEAVEYFERTINTFKNFYDFEPEVVICDKHPNYESTKFALKLKEKNPNIKLVQIQHHYAHILSVMAENRLDKEVLGFAFDGTGYGDDGNIWGGEVLITSRKDYKRIKHIKYFRLLGGEMAVKEPKRVALSLLFETFSLEEILILDIPTVKAFKETEIKMLYTIWQKGLNAPLCSSIGRLFDAISSFADILHTQTYEGETGLQIEQNYDSSITSSYSYEINENEIDLRLMIKELIKENDKNLICSKFINTIVNLILEISNSYKNLPVVLSGGVFQNKTLLEILIDKFEEQGREFYINIDIPSNDGGISMGQIYHQYI; encoded by the coding sequence ATGATAAATTTAAAAATAGAAGTTACAGGTATAGTTCAAGGGGTAGGTTTTCGTCCTTTTATATATAATCTAGCGATAAAACATAATATAAAAGGTTGGGTTAATAATGACGAAAAAGGTGTAAATATTTTTCTTTATGCAAAAGAAGAAGATATAGAAAATTTTATAAATGAATTAAAATTAAATCCTCCCGTTTTAGCAAAAATAGATTCAATAAAAATTGAAAAAATAATTAAAAAAGAAGAGTATAAGAACTTTGAAATAATAGAGAGTTCAAGCTCAAATAATAAAACTACAATAATCTCTCCTGATATGTCAATATGTGAAGATTGTATCAATGAAATCAACGATATGTCTAATTATAGATATAATTATTGTTTAACAAATTGTACAAATTGTGGTCCTAGATATTCTATAATAAAAACTGTACCTTATGATAGAGAAAATACCTCTATGAGAGAGTTTAAATTATGCAAAAAATGCCAAGAAGAGTATGAAAATCCTACAAATAGAAGATATCATGCACAGCCAGTTTCTTGTGAAGTTTGTGGACCAAATGCAACTTTGTATAATAAAAAAAATATGGAAATATCTAACAACATAGAAGCAATTGAAAAAACAGCAAGTTTAATAAATGAAGGTTATATAATAGCTGTTAAAGGAATGGGTGGTTTTCATTTAATATGTGATGCAACAAATGATAATATTGTTAATAAATTAAGGACTATTAAGAGTAGACCAAAAAAACCATATGCGCTACTTTTTAATAATATTAATAGTATTAAAGAATATACAAATATAAATATTAGTGAAGAAAAGATTTTAAATTCTAAAGAGAAACCAATTGTTCTTGTAAACAAAAAAGAAAATAGCTCCTTATCAAAATACATAGCACCAAATGTTAATAAATTAGGATGCTTTATAGCTTATACACCTTTACACCATTTGTTATTTAGATATATAAATAAACCACTTGTTGCAACAAGTGCGAATCTTAAAGATGAACCAATAATTAGGTCAAAAGAAGAGATTTTTGAGAAGTTAATTGATGTTGTTGATTTTATTTTAGATTTTAATAGAGAAATTATAAATGCATGTGATGATTCTATTATACAAGTTGTTAAAAAATATAATATAAAATTAAGAAATGCTAGAGGTTATGCTCCAACTGCAATAAAATTAGATAAAAATGTTGATAAAAAGATTTTATCTTTAGGTGCAAATCAAAAATCTACTATCTCTTTAGCCTTTGAAAATAATTTAATTTTATCTCCTCATATTGGAGATTTGAACTCTATAGAAGCAGTTGAATATTTTGAAAGAACAATAAATACTTTTAAAAATTTTTATGATTTTGAACCAGAAGTTGTAATTTGTGATAAACATCCAAATTATGAATCAACTAAATTTGCTTTGAAATTAAAAGAAAAAAATCCAAATATCAAATTGGTTCAAATACAACATCATTATGCTCATATTCTTTCAGTTATGGCTGAAAATAGACTTGATAAAGAGGTTTTAGGATTTGCTTTTGATGGAACAGGTTATGGAGATGATGGGAATATTTGGGGTGGAGAAGTATTAATTACATCAAGAAAAGATTATAAGAGAATAAAACATATCAAGTATTTTAGGTTACTTGGTGGTGAAATGGCTGTAAAAGAACCAAAAAGAGTTGCTCTGAGTCTTTTATTTGAGACTTTTTCTTTGGAAGAAATTTTAATTTTAGATATTCCTACTGTAAAGGCATTTAAAGAAACAGAAATAAAAATGCTTTATACAATTTGGCAAAAGGGGTTAAATGCACCTTTATGTAGCTCTATAGGGCGTTTATTTGATGCAATTTCCTCTTTTGCTGATATTTTACATACTCAAACTTATGAGGGTGAAACTGGCTTACAAATAGAGCAAAACTATGATAGTTCAATAACTTCATCATATTCTTATGAAATAAATGAAAATGAAATAGATTTAAGACTTATGATTAAAGAACTTATAAAAGAAAATGATAAAAATTTAATTTGTTCAAAATTCATAAATACTATTGTAAATCTTATTTTAGAAATTTCAAATTCTTATAAAAATTTACCTGTTGTTTTAAGTGGAGGAGTTTTTCAAAATAAAACTTTACTTGAAATTTTAATTGATAAATTTGAAGAGCAGGGTAGGGAATTTTATATTAATATTGATATTCCATCAAATGATGGTGGCATCAGTATGGGACAAATTTATCATCAATACATATAA
- a CDS encoding cytochrome b/b6 domain-containing protein, whose protein sequence is MTGTMRIIHWLNAICMVVAVITGLYIGHPYYQTFIADPAVDKYVMAWNRWGHFIVAIIFDVTAILIGYLYFFSRFEKPYKKLIPTGKNIKEFFEVFLNLITFNRRKKFDSSHSDSYNIVFFTIFHLLLVFMLFTGLQLYVHGLASGHSSIGAWWPAMLHIATDWTLDVFGGNMGVRMAHHTSMYLILVWVMCHIYYQIWRTIFWKEGDIAIVIGGSKFVREKEEK, encoded by the coding sequence ATGACAGGAACTATGAGAATCATACATTGGCTTAATGCTATATGTATGGTAGTTGCTGTTATAACCGGTTTATATATAGGTCATCCATATTATCAAACATTTATAGCTGATCCAGCAGTGGATAAGTATGTAATGGCTTGGAATAGATGGGGACATTTTATTGTTGCAATTATATTTGATGTAACTGCTATTTTAATTGGTTATTTATATTTCTTTTCAAGATTTGAAAAACCATATAAAAAATTGATTCCAACAGGAAAAAATATAAAAGAGTTTTTTGAAGTATTTTTAAATCTAATTACTTTTAATAGAAGAAAGAAATTTGATTCAAGCCATAGTGATAGTTATAATATTGTATTTTTTACAATATTCCATTTATTACTTGTATTTATGTTATTTACTGGACTTCAATTATATGTTCATGGATTAGCATCAGGACATAGTTCTATTGGAGCTTGGTGGCCAGCAATGCTTCATATTGCAACAGACTGGACATTAGATGTTTTTGGTGGAAATATGGGAGTTAGAATGGCTCATCATACATCAATGTATTTAATTTTAGTTTGGGTTATGTGTCATATTTATTACCAAATTTGGCGAACAATTTTCTGGAAAGAGGGTGATATCGCTATTGTTATTGGTGGAAGTAAATTCGTAAGAGAAAAAGAAGAGAAATAA
- a CDS encoding CBS domain-containing protein yields the protein MLVEQLMKKNVTTIKPYATLKEALQLMKEKNLKSLVVEKNSPSDAYGLITNTQILKAIVAEDGDIELLNVYDLYKKPAFSVSSKIDVKYAAKIMIEHNIKRVVVTDNNELLGVLSITDLTHYLMTWVE from the coding sequence ATGTTAGTTGAACAACTGATGAAAAAAAATGTAACAACAATAAAACCTTATGCCACTTTAAAAGAGGCTTTACAACTTATGAAAGAGAAAAATCTGAAATCATTGGTTGTTGAAAAAAATTCACCATCAGATGCTTATGGTTTGATTACAAATACACAAATTTTAAAAGCAATAGTTGCAGAAGATGGTGATATTGAGTTATTAAATGTTTATGATTTATATAAAAAACCAGCGTTTAGTGTCTCTTCAAAAATAGATGTAAAATATGCAGCAAAGATAATGATTGAACACAATATAAAAAGAGTTGTTGTAACTGATAATAATGAACTTTTAGGAGTTTTATCAATCACTGATTTAACACACTATTTAATGACTTGGGTGGAGTAA
- a CDS encoding HyaD/HybD family hydrogenase maturation endopeptidase — MKKNIVVGVGNMLFKDEGIGIYASEYIKQNYEFDDKTLEIIDGGTLGFKLMAYFQEYDNVIILDTVSIEDTVGGIYRLPSDVLLGLGNYRKTAHEVEIVEMLEIVSVLDSHANVTIIGIIPKDIESVEIGLTKEMEDKFEEFILNGIKEIESLGIKATRVNNIKISDVVKSMIGSYNGEHLTRIPNEEDFTHAINL; from the coding sequence ATGAAAAAAAATATTGTTGTTGGTGTTGGAAATATGCTTTTCAAAGATGAAGGCATAGGAATTTATGCAAGTGAATATATTAAACAAAATTATGAGTTTGATGATAAAACTTTAGAGATTATTGATGGTGGAACATTAGGTTTTAAACTAATGGCATATTTTCAAGAGTATGACAATGTTATTATTTTAGATACAGTTTCTATTGAGGATACTGTTGGAGGTATTTATAGACTTCCAAGTGATGTTCTTTTAGGGCTTGGAAATTATAGAAAAACAGCTCACGAAGTTGAAATTGTAGAGATGTTAGAGATAGTTTCAGTTTTAGATTCTCATGCAAATGTGACAATTATTGGAATAATTCCAAAAGATATTGAAAGTGTTGAAATAGGTCTTACAAAAGAGATGGAAGATAAATTTGAAGAGTTTATTTTAAATGGAATTAAAGAGATAGAATCTTTAGGAATAAAAGCTACAAGAGTAAATAATATAAAAATTAGTGATGTTGTAAAAAGTATGATAGGAAGTTATAATGGAGAACATTTAACTAGAATCCCAAATGAGGAAGATTTCACACATGCAATTAATCTATAA
- a CDS encoding DUF3010 family protein: protein MNICGIELKANNVILVILKNGSYIETKIKKIIVEDDEKQEDIRKFCNEFLDFLQKNEIEKVFIKKRAKKGAFSGGAVTFKIEGLIQLNPFCSVDLVSAQTISSFEKKNQIEFPKELKKYQEQAYLTALCNI, encoded by the coding sequence ATGAATATTTGTGGAATTGAATTAAAAGCTAATAATGTGATTTTAGTTATATTAAAAAATGGTAGTTATATAGAAACAAAAATTAAAAAAATTATAGTTGAAGATGATGAAAAACAAGAAGATATTAGAAAATTTTGTAATGAATTTTTAGATTTTTTACAAAAAAATGAAATAGAAAAAGTATTTATAAAAAAACGAGCAAAAAAAGGTGCTTTTTCAGGTGGTGCAGTTACCTTTAAAATTGAAGGATTGATTCAACTAAATCCATTTTGTTCTGTTGATTTAGTTTCAGCTCAAACAATAAGCTCTTTTGAAAAGAAAAATCAAATAGAGTTTCCAAAAGAGTTAAAAAAATATCAAGAACAAGCTTATTTAACAGCTCTTTGTAATATCTAA
- a CDS encoding universal stress protein, producing MNKNRILVLSDLKDFTKIVAQKAIFLAKKYENEMDVLHVEDESFLKFFKEKTECSLNNSKEILKSIYKDEAKVFSKCGDFIKTVKEHIKENNISLVIVGFKRERTLFEDIFNGSNLSSIIRKVELPVLVVKTEDKPIYKNILIPTDLSKASKKNIEYLTTMFPEANFHIEHYYKAFFEDRVKLYGFNDEEAHDFVDFYEQEAQKDLGNFVKSLEIPKETKLFVKTKKYIDIKSMVDESIEYKTIDLLSLSVGTSLSIFSFDLLEHSTKDVIIYRIDEDEIA from the coding sequence ATGAATAAAAATAGAATATTAGTCTTAAGTGATCTTAAAGACTTTACTAAAATAGTTGCTCAAAAGGCTATATTTTTAGCAAAAAAATATGAAAATGAAATGGATGTACTTCATGTAGAAGATGAATCTTTTTTAAAGTTTTTTAAAGAAAAAACAGAGTGTTCTTTAAATAACAGTAAAGAGATTTTAAAATCAATTTATAAAGATGAAGCAAAAGTTTTTTCAAAATGCGGTGATTTTATAAAAACTGTAAAAGAACATATTAAAGAAAATAATATTTCATTAGTGATTGTAGGATTTAAAAGAGAGAGAACTTTGTTTGAAGATATTTTTAATGGTTCAAATTTAAGTTCAATTATTAGAAAAGTAGAGCTACCTGTTTTAGTTGTAAAAACAGAAGATAAACCAATATATAAAAATATCTTAATACCTACAGATTTATCAAAGGCTTCAAAAAAAAATATAGAGTATTTAACAACAATGTTCCCAGAAGCAAATTTTCATATTGAACACTACTATAAAGCATTTTTTGAAGATAGAGTTAAATTATATGGTTTTAATGATGAAGAGGCTCACGATTTTGTAGATTTTTATGAACAAGAGGCACAAAAAGATTTAGGTAATTTTGTTAAGAGTTTAGAAATTCCAAAAGAGACAAAGTTATTTGTAAAAACTAAAAAATATATAGATATAAAATCAATGGTTGATGAATCTATTGAATATAAAACAATTGATTTATTAAGTCTTTCAGTTGGAACAAGTCTTAGTATTTTCTCTTTTGATTTACTTGAGCACTCAACAAAAGATGTAATTATTTATAGAATTGATGAGGATGAAATAGCATGA
- a CDS encoding VIT1/CCC1 transporter family protein — MDTAFDTQNLKKALRQQQNEINDHTIYKVLATYQDDENNKKIFEKIAREEKAHYDFWVKITNKEIKAQRFVVLWFIVLVKVFGTSFALKSLEKREAGAEEFYKELFEIYPESKKIYKQETEHEFELIDMLNDKKLLYAGAIVLGMNDALVELTGTLSGIALAFDKSLVVGLTGLIMGIAASLSMAGSAYLEAKENPSEDINPLIYSLYTGVSYILTTAILVVPFFIFDSMIESLIMMFIGAFIAILSYNFYISVAKDLSFTKRVLQMSAITFGVAIISFMIGYLVKYYFGLEI, encoded by the coding sequence ATGGATACTGCATTTGACACACAAAACTTAAAAAAAGCACTTAGACAACAACAAAATGAGATAAATGACCATACTATTTATAAAGTTTTAGCAACTTATCAAGATGATGAAAACAATAAAAAAATCTTTGAAAAAATAGCAAGAGAAGAAAAAGCACATTATGATTTTTGGGTAAAAATTACAAATAAAGAGATAAAAGCTCAAAGATTTGTAGTTTTATGGTTTATTGTTTTAGTAAAAGTTTTTGGAACTTCATTTGCTTTGAAATCTTTAGAAAAAAGAGAAGCGGGAGCTGAAGAGTTTTATAAAGAGCTTTTTGAAATTTATCCTGAATCAAAAAAAATTTATAAACAAGAAACAGAACACGAGTTTGAACTTATTGATATGTTAAATGATAAAAAGCTTTTATATGCAGGAGCTATAGTTTTAGGAATGAATGATGCTTTAGTTGAATTAACTGGAACATTAAGTGGAATTGCTTTAGCTTTCGATAAAAGTTTAGTTGTTGGATTAACAGGATTAATTATGGGAATAGCTGCTTCTTTATCAATGGCTGGTTCAGCTTATCTTGAAGCAAAAGAGAATCCAAGTGAAGATATAAATCCTTTAATTTATTCTCTTTATACGGGTGTTTCTTATATTTTGACAACTGCAATTTTAGTTGTGCCATTTTTTATATTTGATTCAATGATTGAATCATTGATAATGATGTTTATTGGTGCATTTATAGCTATTCTTTCTTACAATTTTTATATTAGTGTAGCAAAAGATTTAAGTTTTACTAAAAGAGTTCTTCAAATGTCAGCAATTACCTTTGGAGTTGCAATAATTTCATTTATGATAGGTTACTTAGTAAAATACTATTTTGGACTTGAAATATAA
- a CDS encoding DUF1538 domain-containing protein has product MNELIRQFRHTFVESAVNLVPILLIIIGFQLFVFQSVPENVISICIGFFIVIVGVTFFLMGLEIGIFPLGNNLSSEFLERKSIFLFALFGFALGFSASIAEPAIIAVASQAGEITNGTLDPLTLRLIIATSVGLITAFGIVRTILGWNIAIIILTGYVIVLVITYFTPPAIIGLAYDSGGVATNVATVPLIVALGIGIASALQGRSVLKDGFGFVALAAITPMISIQLYGIFALGSDFGTQTLEFVSKVEDEAHYENGFTIIKVISDLFKTFLNLVPIIGTILIFQYLVIKKPLANVSGIIFGFIFLIIGLYGFIVGIKLGLFPIGESIAVNLVQMNNVFFIYLFAFLIGFGTTMAEPALVAVIKQADKMSDVRLNVTMIRLLVAIGVGFGILFGAYKIVNGYNIWLLITMLYSIVVILTIFAPKQIVAFSFDLGGVTTSEITVPIVTAFGIFLATNIEGRNILLDGFGLIAFASVFPMITVMSYSIITNLKK; this is encoded by the coding sequence GTGAATGAGTTAATAAGGCAGTTTAGACACACCTTTGTCGAATCAGCTGTAAACTTAGTTCCTATTCTTCTTATTATTATTGGTTTTCAACTTTTTGTATTTCAAAGTGTTCCTGAAAATGTAATCTCAATTTGTATTGGTTTTTTTATTGTAATTGTTGGCGTTACATTCTTTTTAATGGGTTTAGAAATAGGGATTTTCCCTTTAGGAAATAATCTTTCAAGTGAATTTTTAGAAAGAAAATCTATATTTTTATTCGCTCTTTTTGGTTTTGCATTAGGTTTTAGTGCTTCTATTGCAGAACCTGCAATTATAGCTGTTGCTTCCCAAGCAGGAGAGATAACAAATGGAACGTTAGACCCTTTGACTTTAAGATTAATAATTGCTACAAGTGTTGGATTAATTACAGCTTTTGGAATAGTTAGAACAATTTTAGGTTGGAATATAGCAATTATTATTTTAACTGGATATGTAATTGTTTTAGTAATAACATATTTTACTCCACCAGCTATTATTGGACTTGCTTATGATTCAGGTGGAGTTGCAACAAATGTTGCAACCGTTCCTTTGATTGTAGCTTTAGGTATTGGAATAGCTTCTGCTTTACAAGGAAGAAGTGTTTTAAAAGATGGTTTTGGATTTGTAGCACTTGCTGCTATTACTCCAATGATTAGTATTCAACTTTATGGAATTTTTGCTCTTGGGAGTGATTTTGGAACACAGACTTTAGAATTTGTTTCAAAGGTGGAAGATGAAGCACATTATGAAAATGGTTTCACAATAATTAAAGTAATTAGTGATTTATTTAAAACTTTTTTAAATTTAGTTCCTATTATAGGTACTATTTTGATTTTTCAATATTTAGTTATTAAAAAACCTTTGGCAAATGTTTCAGGTATTATCTTTGGATTTATATTTTTAATTATAGGTTTATATGGATTTATAGTTGGAATTAAACTAGGACTTTTCCCTATAGGAGAATCAATAGCTGTTAATTTAGTTCAAATGAATAATGTATTTTTTATCTATTTATTTGCTTTTTTAATTGGTTTTGGAACAACAATGGCAGAACCTGCTTTGGTTGCTGTTATAAAACAAGCAGATAAAATGTCAGATGTTAGATTAAATGTTACTATGATTAGATTACTTGTTGCTATTGGTGTTGGATTTGGTATTTTATTTGGAGCTTATAAAATAGTTAATGGTTATAATATTTGGTTATTAATAACAATGCTTTATAGTATAGTTGTAATTTTAACTATATTTGCACCAAAACAAATAGTTGCTTTTTCTTTTGATTTAGGTGGTGTTACAACTTCTGAAATAACTGTTCCTATTGTTACAGCTTTTGGAATATTTTTAGCCACAAATATAGAAGGAAGAAATATTTTACTAGATGGATTTGGTCTTATCGCTTTTGCATCTGTGTTTCCGATGATTACTGTTATGAGTTATAGTATAATCACTAATTTAAAAAAATAG